One Melitaea cinxia chromosome 17, ilMelCinx1.1, whole genome shotgun sequence genomic region harbors:
- the LOC123661430 gene encoding ATP-dependent RNA helicase glh-2-like → MKLFVVAALIAVASAARLEHLERSYLPPDNNNYSGFNSNGAKGFGASAGTQNGFGAIGSPKNGFGNGHSSARNGFSGASNNGFSNGQNSGSNGFGLNGHSSNGFGPSSGSSGFGANGHSSNGFGSSQGSNGFGANGHSSNGFGSSQGSNGFGINAGAAGKNSAFPGATSNQYLPPDHGPSSAISNGFNGNGFSSQSSSGRFPSQQYSLNSAGSSFGSSHGSAGSGSFGSAESGSFGSVGSGSFGSQAPFGSQPQFGAASRQYLAPKSSSFQNIPQQSFDEQTGYHY, encoded by the exons ATGAAACtg tttgttGTTGCTGCTTTGATTGCTGTAGCCTCTGCTGCCCGCCTGGAGCATCTCGAGCGTTCCTACTTGCCACCTGACAACAACAACTACAGCGGCTTCAATTCTAACGGAGCTAAAGGATTCGGAGCTAGCGCTGGTACACAAAATGGTTTTGGTGCGATTGGCTCTCCAAAAAACGGTTTCGGCAACGGTCATAGCTCTGCCAGAAATGGATTTAGTGGCGCCAGCAATAATGGTTTCAGCAACGGCCAGAACTCTGGCAGCAACGGTTTTGGTCTGAATGGACACAGTTCCAACGGCTTTGGTCCTTCCAGTGGTTCCAGTGGATTTGGTGCTAATGGCCATAGTTCCAATGGATTTGGTTCTTCTCAAGGCTCAAACGGTTTTGGCGCTAATGGACACAGCTCTAATGGATTTGGTTCTTCTCAAGGTTCAAATGGATTTGGTATTAACGCTGGAGCCGCCGGTAAAAACAGCGCTTTCCCTGGTGCCACATCCAACCAGTACCTTCCTCCTGATCACGGACCCTCTTCTGCTATATCCAACGGTTTCAATGGAAACGGATTTTCATCCCAAT ctTCATCAGGTCGCTTCCCTAGCCAGCAGTACAGCCTTAACTCCGCTGGCTCCAGCTTCGGTTCATCCCATGGATCTGCCGGATCTGGATCATTCGGATCTGCCGAATCTGGATCATTTGGCTCTGTCGGATCTGGATCATTCGGATCTCAAGCACCTTTCGGTTCTCAGCCGCAGTTCGGAGCAGCCAGCCGTCAATACCTGGCCCCTAAGTCATCATCCTTCCAGAACATTCCTCAACAGTCTTTCGATGAGCAAACCGGCTACCACTACTGA
- the LOC123661342 gene encoding pupal cuticle protein 27-like, giving the protein MRQVIVSTILGLATAAQLPSATYLPQRFESGSNNLGGLNGQGSGNTRPQQALERNSAILKLDQEIGENGFRYSYETSNGIQAEEVGNAGQTRGAFAYKGDDGKVYSVTFTAGEDGYRPQGDHLPVPPPTPEEILLALKQNEQDEAAGIFDDGQYRPDNDQAKGGQQFGSANRQGSFNSKSGYNY; this is encoded by the exons atgcgTCAGGTTATCGTATCTACGATTCTGGGACTGGCCACTGCAGCTCAACTTCCCTCAGCTACCTATCTTCCTCAAAGATTTGAATCAGGGTCAAACAATCTAGGTGGCCTGAACGGTCAGGGTTCAGGTAACACCCGCCCTCAACAAGCCTTGGAAAGAAATTCAGCGATATTAAAACTGGATCAAGAAATCGGAGAAAATG gTTTCCGCTATTCTTATGAAACATCTAATGGCATCCAAGCTGAAGAAGTTGGTAATGCAGGTCAAACTAGAGGAGCATTCGCTTACAAAGGTGATGATGGCAAGGTTTACTCCGTGACCTTCACAGCTGGAGAAGACGGTTATAGACCCCAAGGTGATCATCTTCCAGTACCTCCACCAACTCCTGAGGAAATCTTGCTGGCTCTAAAGCAGAATGAGCAAGATGAAGCTGCCGGTATTTTTGATGATG gtCAATACCGTCCAGACAACGACCAGGCTAAGGGTGGACAACAGTTTGGTTCTGCCAACCGTCAAGGAAGCTTCAATTCCAAGTCTGGATACAACTACTAA